CGTCCTCTCCATCTAACTTCGATAAATGCCTTATGCGGCTGTTATATAACACCCAATAAGCAGTTGGAAGTGGCAGAAAAAACATGTAGAAGTTATCGGTTCCATAATCCATATCTTGTTCCACagtttcaacaaaataaaagtatgTTTAATATTGGTTGAATGGTTATCTTTTTGTTCATCTCAGAATCTCTTTTACCATACCATTGATCTTAATAGATTCTGATTgattaatcttatttttcttatttattttggtgtcaaaattaaaacatatatttttagtataacaaggtaaagaaatttgaattaattggGATGCGACTCTTGGTATAACTACTTATTGATCCCATTCATTCCTTTATCGTACATggtctttttctatttatttccttttacataatttaatgaaaacatcttttcattctatatttttttaatttaaatttgataaaaataaaataaaatagaaccTCTTCTTTAGTAACCTGAAAGTTACATTTccataaacaattttcttaaaccAATTCAAGTaatgatttttaaagattttgattttagaatttgaaagaaatttaattttaaaaaacaagaaatcttaaaattgaaatacttTCCCAAACGGGGATAAGAAAATGAGCAAGTAGAGAAAGTGAACAAAGCCGACGTGTCCAACTCGTTAGAGGCAGCTACGTAAAGGAGGATAAGGAATCACAACACAAGAATTCCAGAAGGTTCTTTTTGTTACAATTCGTTCTAGGAGAATATTGGGTTTACCTATTATTATGTGCCACGTgtattttaatctatatttctTCTGTATTTATTTACTCGTGCTCTAATTCAAGGCTCTTGtataaatgacaaaagaaGAGATATATGAATGatctattcaaaatttcatgtcATCGATCTCGCcaaaatttcttcttattcttatttattctAATATGCAACTCCTCATTTAGCAATATATCATGGTTACTCACCacatagaaattaaaataaataaatacattgaagTTAATGGGCAGGAATTAAGGGGTTAAGTTAAAAGTGACcgaatttaatattatgtaATTCAATATTCATAGAttggaaaataacaaaattcaaaagtttaggaataaaatgaaatttaagttAGACAATTTTGTAGGTggtaataaaaaaactttgaagtttgttatttttatctattgaGTCATATATTATAGATTTGAATGCTAATTTAGGTACAACCTTTTCACTTGAAGAGGTTGAATCTTTATACTCaaaatttgttacatataAATACAACGATACTAACtccaaattaaataacaatagattttaaaacaatcattCGAAAATagcttttcaaatatttgaataaaaggtaaatattttctatggTAAATCGaacattctttttaaattttagttaaggGTTAAAACGACAGCGGTTAATGGATGTAACCTACAAACCCTCTTCGCCTGATGGCggagttaaaaagaaaacgatacaaaaggaaaaagaaatacaaaaaggATTTTTATTGACTAATGTTGAAACGAAATCTCTATTTTGCCCTCACCAGGCCTTATCTTTCCCGCGAAAACGAACGGCCATTTCTTCAAACCATTGAAAACCTCAGTCGCCATCTTCGAAATTGCAACGATTTGATTTCTTCAATCTCGACTCACTCCATAGCCTTAAAGCTTGGATTCTTAAACAACACTGTCAATGTCAACCATCTCATCAATTGCTATGTCCGATTCCGCAGCATTGCAACCGCACACCAACTGTTCGATGAAATGCCCAACCCAAATGTTGTGTCGTGGACCTCACTCATGGCTGGTTACGTCGACAACGGCCAACCGAGTACcgctctttttctttttggggaaATGTTGAGAAGTCCGGTTGTTCCCAATGACTTCACTTTTGCTACTGCCATTAAGGCCTGTTCGATACTTTCGAATTTAAGACATGGTGAAATGTTTCATGCCCATGTTGAGATTTTTGGTTATGGAGGTAATATTGTGGTTTGTTCTTCTCTTATTGATATGTATGGGAAGTGTAATGATGTTGTTAAAGCTAGGGGCGTCTTTAATTCCATGTCTTGTAAGAATATAGTTTCTTGGACTTCAATGATTGCTGCTTATGCTCAGAATGCTCATGGCGATGAAGCATTAAAAGTATTTAGGGAATTCACTAGTTTAAGTTCTGAACATCCAAATCCTTACATGTTAGCTAGTGTGATTAGTGCTTGTGCAAGCTTGGGTAGGCTGGTTTCGGGAAAAGTCATGCATGGTGCAGCTATTTCTCTTGGCTGTGATTCAAGCGAGGTAGTTGCGAGTGTGTTGGTTGATATGTATGCTAAATGTGGGAGTCTTGATTATTCTGATAAGGTTTTTAACAGAATCTCAAACCCTTCTGTTATTCCTTATACTTCAATGATTGTTAGCACAGCAAAGTATGGATTTGGGAGAAAGTCTCTTCAACTCTTTGAAGAAATGGTTAGAAAAGGACTGAAACCTAACCATATCACTCTTGTTGGAGTCTTGCATGCTTGTAGCCATTCAGGGCTCCCTAATGAGGGCCTTTATTATTTGACATCCATGTATGAGAAATATGGGATAATGCCTGAGACTAAGCACTATACATGTGTTGTCGATATGCTAGCTCGAGTTGGAGAGCTAGATAAAGCCTTTGACCTAGCGAAATCGATGGATGTAGCACCTGATGACAAGGCATTGTTGTGGGGAGCATTGCTTTCAGCTAGTAGGTGTCATGGCAGGGTAGACATTGCAGCTGAAGCTTGTCAGCAACTTGTGAATTCCAATAGACAAGTTGCTGGTGCATATGTTACGTTGTCAAATGTTTACGCTTCGGCTGGAGATATGGAGAAGGCTCACAAACTCCGAGTTGAGATGAAACGTACTGGGGTTCACAAAGAACCAGGATGCAGTTGGATCGAGATAAAAGATTCAAGTTATATATTCTACGCCGGGGAAATAACTTCGTGCCCAAGAGGCGATGAAGTGTTGTGTTTGCTGAGAGAGTTGGACCAGAAAATGAAGGATAGAGGTTATGTAAGAGGAAGGAAAGGGTTGGTGTTTGTTGATATAGAAGAAGAGGCAGAGGAGGAAAAAGTTTGGTTGCACAGTGAGAGATTGGCATTGGGATTTGGTTTGATTAGCATTCCAAAAGGACTTACTATAAGAATAATGAAGAACTTGAGAATGTGCAGTGATTGTCATGAGGCTTTCAAGCTTATAAGTGAGATTATGGAGAGAGAATTTGTGGTTAGAGACATTAATAGATTTCATCATTTCAAAAATGGTTGTTGCACTTGCAATGGTTTCTGGTAATTTGTTAAGAACACAGTGAATTATTGAATCCCAAAcccaattttgttttgttttttaacaagaaaaacttgtaAATCACTGTAAATACTTGCTGGAGGATTGGTTACATTATAATGTTAGTCTTCCAACTAGCTTTTATAGATTTAAACCTAGTAGGCTACCAGAACAGCGTTATAAGCTCTGAGTTCGATTAGAAATAAaatcctaattaatatttaatgacattggtttgtttaaaatttttaaatataataaaaatttattagacaCGATCGAAAAttcaatcatttatattttaaaagtctatatttaaataattttgaaattacaaaagcTAACTACTACATACATTAAACTGACTTTTACTACAACTTTATCAA
This DNA window, taken from Cucumis sativus cultivar 9930 chromosome 6, Cucumber_9930_V3, whole genome shotgun sequence, encodes the following:
- the LOC101222645 gene encoding pentatricopeptide repeat-containing protein At4g15720, with translation MLKRNLYFALTRPYLSRENERPFLQTIENLSRHLRNCNDLISSISTHSIALKLGFLNNTVNVNHLINCYVRFRSIATAHQLFDEMPNPNVVSWTSLMAGYVDNGQPSTALFLFGEMLRSPVVPNDFTFATAIKACSILSNLRHGEMFHAHVEIFGYGGNIVVCSSLIDMYGKCNDVVKARGVFNSMSCKNIVSWTSMIAAYAQNAHGDEALKVFREFTSLSSEHPNPYMLASVISACASLGRLVSGKVMHGAAISLGCDSSEVVASVLVDMYAKCGSLDYSDKVFNRISNPSVIPYTSMIVSTAKYGFGRKSLQLFEEMVRKGLKPNHITLVGVLHACSHSGLPNEGLYYLTSMYEKYGIMPETKHYTCVVDMLARVGELDKAFDLAKSMDVAPDDKALLWGALLSASRCHGRVDIAAEACQQLVNSNRQVAGAYVTLSNVYASAGDMEKAHKLRVEMKRTGVHKEPGCSWIEIKDSSYIFYAGEITSCPRGDEVLCLLRELDQKMKDRGYVRGRKGLVFVDIEEEAEEEKVWLHSERLALGFGLISIPKGLTIRIMKNLRMCSDCHEAFKLISEIMEREFVVRDINRFHHFKNGCCTCNGFW